One Syntrophaceae bacterium DNA window includes the following coding sequences:
- a CDS encoding ABC transporter ATP-binding protein, giving the protein MLRLEATDIYAGYGKIEVLHGASIRAAAGEIICIIGPNGSGKSTLLKSVFGLIKPTKGTVRFDGRDVTRLDPEQKVPLGIAFIPQGRNVFPSLTVRENLEMGGTALNSERAVRLAIEEAVEAFPLLKGKMRERAGNLSGGEKQILSLARADMVKPGLILMDEPSIGLSPKMIDEVYDKINEINRRGTTFAIVEQNARKALSIAHRGYVLDLGQTRLEDTGAGLLDNEEVKKLYLGG; this is encoded by the coding sequence ATGTTGAGACTGGAAGCCACGGACATCTACGCCGGATACGGCAAGATCGAGGTCCTGCACGGGGCGTCCATCCGCGCGGCGGCGGGCGAGATCATCTGCATCATCGGTCCCAACGGTTCCGGGAAATCGACGCTCCTCAAGAGCGTCTTCGGGCTCATCAAGCCGACGAAGGGCACCGTGCGCTTCGACGGCAGGGACGTCACCCGGCTCGACCCCGAGCAGAAGGTGCCCCTCGGGATCGCCTTCATCCCCCAGGGACGCAACGTCTTCCCGTCACTGACGGTCCGGGAGAACCTCGAGATGGGCGGCACTGCGCTCAACAGCGAAAGGGCCGTCCGCCTGGCCATCGAGGAGGCCGTCGAGGCCTTCCCCCTCCTGAAGGGCAAGATGCGCGAGCGTGCAGGGAATCTCTCTGGGGGCGAGAAGCAGATTCTCTCGCTCGCCAGGGCCGACATGGTCAAGCCCGGCCTCATCCTTATGGACGAGCCCTCCATCGGCCTCTCCCCGAAAATGATCGACGAGGTGTACGACAAGATCAACGAGATCAACCGCCGAGGGACCACGTTCGCAATCGTCGAGCAGAACGCCCGCAAGGCCCTGTCGATCGCCCACCGCGGCTACGTGCTGGACCTGGGGCAGACGCGTCTCGAGGACACGGGCGCCGGGCTTCTCGACAACGAGGAAGTCAAGAAGCTCTACCTGGGCGGCTGA
- a CDS encoding SagB/ThcOx family dehydrogenase: MPADRKILEQFRYFLKDSIRKQVDFSQTDQNRGVAPPPIEKPFSPEAVRIDLAKFGQWRDIPGVDLAKAIRNRKSRRVYTRQELSLDELSFLLWATQGIRTKVDEGHAYRTVPSAGCRHALETYLGVVRVKGLLAGIYRYLPLEHQLLLERADENIGSKIVGAIFGQPYPEQAAVTFVWTAVPYRMEWRYSLAAAKVIALDAGHVCQNLYLACEAIGAGTCAVAAYDQEAMDRLLRVDGKEEFTIYLASVGKRRKTDAA; encoded by the coding sequence ATGCCAGCGGACAGGAAGATCTTGGAGCAGTTCCGGTATTTTCTGAAAGACAGCATCCGGAAGCAGGTGGATTTTTCCCAGACCGACCAGAACCGCGGCGTTGCCCCGCCTCCGATCGAAAAGCCGTTTTCCCCGGAGGCTGTCCGGATCGACCTGGCCAAGTTCGGCCAGTGGCGCGACATCCCGGGCGTCGACCTGGCGAAGGCGATCCGGAACCGCAAGAGCCGGCGCGTCTACACCCGCCAGGAACTCTCCCTCGACGAGCTGAGCTTTCTGCTCTGGGCGACGCAGGGGATTCGGACGAAGGTGGACGAGGGCCACGCCTACCGGACGGTTCCTTCGGCCGGGTGCCGGCACGCCCTCGAGACCTACCTGGGAGTGGTCAGGGTGAAGGGGCTTCTGGCGGGGATATACCGTTACCTCCCCCTCGAACACCAGCTCCTTCTCGAGCGCGCCGACGAGAACATCGGGTCGAAGATCGTTGGCGCCATCTTCGGGCAGCCCTACCCGGAACAGGCGGCGGTGACCTTCGTCTGGACGGCCGTCCCCTACCGCATGGAGTGGCGCTACAGCCTGGCCGCCGCCAAGGTCATCGCGCTGGATGCAGGCCACGTCTGCCAGAATCTCTACCTGGCCTGCGAGGCCATCGGGGCGGGGACCTGCGCGGTTGCCGCATACGACCAGGAGGCGATGGACCGCCTCCTGCGCGTCGACGGCAAGGAGGAGTTCACGATCTACCTGGCATCCGTCGGCAAACGGCGGAAGACGGATGCGGCCTGA
- a CDS encoding tetratricopeptide repeat protein has translation MASRFTLRKEKIVLGLLLAGLTIAVFWQVRHHDFINLDDELYVSQNPHVRAGVTVRGILWAFTTTYADFWHPLTWLSHMLDWQLYGAWAGGHHLSSVILHAANTVILFLLLSGMTGAVRRSAFVAALFALHPLHVESVVWAAERKDVLSAFFFLLSLLAYLGYVRRPGWPYGLAVLAFFLLSLMSKPTFVTLPLVLLLLDFWPLGRMAMLQRRDPAALSKKKKASKTIEKEPPGGRRVVKRLFWEKSPLFALSLIFGILAIAVQGRAEGSLFRDWPLWVRASNACISTVAYLGQTIWPIGLAPFYPHPGLDVSIGKALLAGTFLTAASAAALYFARRYSYLATGWFWYLITLAPVSGIIQVGKHAMADRYTYVPLIGLFIIIAWGACDLAQRSRHRGLLLAPAAGLVLLALIVLSWQQVSRWQNSVVLFEHTLRVTEGNYLAHTNLGVALSRMGRSEEAADHYREAIRINPNFSSTHYNLANYYAARRMQDDAERHYREAIRIRPGYAGAHNNLGILLASQGRFAEAASHCEKALRIEPSNAGFHYNYGIVLANQSRLEDAAQHFRAALALRPNYAEAHNDLGRVLVLQGRKTEGAFHFREALRIKPNFTEARRSLDLLQGQQKRQ, from the coding sequence ATGGCATCTCGATTCACCTTGCGTAAGGAAAAGATCGTCCTTGGCCTCCTTCTTGCCGGCCTGACAATAGCCGTTTTCTGGCAGGTACGTCACCACGATTTCATCAATCTTGACGACGAGCTCTACGTCTCCCAGAACCCCCATGTTCGTGCTGGAGTGACGGTCCGTGGAATCCTCTGGGCATTCACGACCACCTACGCTGATTTCTGGCACCCGCTCACATGGCTGTCTCACATGCTCGACTGGCAGTTATACGGTGCCTGGGCAGGGGGACATCATCTTTCCAGCGTGATCCTGCACGCAGCCAACACGGTCATTCTGTTCCTGTTGCTCTCAGGGATGACGGGAGCCGTCCGCAGGAGCGCGTTCGTGGCAGCGCTGTTCGCCCTGCACCCGCTGCACGTCGAATCCGTGGTCTGGGCGGCCGAACGCAAGGACGTGCTCAGCGCGTTTTTCTTTTTGCTGTCTCTTCTGGCCTATCTCGGTTATGTGAGGAGGCCGGGATGGCCTTACGGCCTGGCTGTCCTCGCCTTCTTCCTCTTGAGCCTGATGTCGAAACCCACCTTCGTGACACTTCCTCTTGTGCTCTTGCTTCTCGATTTCTGGCCCCTGGGTCGCATGGCCATGTTGCAGAGGCGAGATCCTGCAGCACTGTCAAAGAAAAAGAAAGCGTCCAAGACAATCGAGAAAGAACCGCCAGGCGGAAGACGCGTCGTAAAACGGCTTTTCTGGGAAAAGAGCCCCTTGTTTGCCCTGTCACTGATCTTCGGGATTCTGGCGATCGCCGTCCAGGGACGCGCCGAGGGGTCTTTATTCAGGGATTGGCCGCTGTGGGTGCGGGCTTCGAATGCATGCATCTCGACGGTGGCCTATCTGGGTCAGACGATTTGGCCTATCGGTCTGGCACCGTTCTACCCCCATCCCGGGCTGGACGTCTCCATCGGCAAGGCCCTTTTGGCGGGAACGTTCCTGACCGCGGCATCGGCGGCGGCCCTGTATTTCGCGCGGCGTTATTCCTACCTTGCAACAGGATGGTTCTGGTACCTGATCACCCTCGCACCGGTTTCCGGCATCATCCAGGTGGGAAAACACGCCATGGCAGACCGATATACCTACGTCCCCCTGATCGGTCTCTTTATCATTATTGCCTGGGGGGCCTGCGATCTCGCCCAACGGTCCCGGCACCGGGGGCTCCTGCTTGCCCCGGCGGCAGGCCTGGTTCTCTTGGCACTCATCGTGTTGAGCTGGCAACAGGTTTCACGCTGGCAAAACAGCGTGGTGCTCTTCGAGCACACGCTGCGGGTCACTGAGGGCAACTATCTGGCGCATACAAACCTGGGAGTTGCGTTGAGCCGGATGGGTCGAAGCGAGGAGGCTGCGGACCATTATCGCGAGGCGATTCGCATCAATCCCAACTTCTCCAGCACGCATTATAATCTTGCGAATTACTACGCTGCCCGGAGGATGCAGGACGATGCGGAACGCCATTACCGCGAGGCGATCAGGATTCGGCCGGGGTACGCGGGGGCTCACAACAACCTAGGCATTCTTCTGGCTTCGCAAGGGCGGTTTGCGGAAGCGGCATCACACTGTGAGAAAGCCCTTCGGATCGAGCCCTCCAATGCCGGTTTTCACTACAACTACGGGATTGTCCTCGCAAATCAGAGCCGCCTGGAAGATGCAGCGCAGCATTTCAGGGCGGCTCTGGCCTTGAGACCGAATTACGCCGAGGCCCATAACGATCTGGGGCGAGTCCTTGTGTTGCAGGGCCGAAAAACGGAGGGAGCCTTTCATTTTCGGGAGGCCCTGCGAATCAAGCCGAACTTCACAGAGGCTCGGCGAAGCCTCGACCTTCTCCAGGGACAGCAGAAGCGGCAGTGA